One Alkalispirochaeta americana genomic window, CCCGCCTCCTGGGAAAGGTCCCCCGAGGGAGCAATCTCCCGGGGGTCGTGCACGGCCAGGCCAGCATCTCCGGGCCGAAAGGAATAGACCTTCAGGGGGCCCTGGTCACTGAACTCGGCACACCAGGTTGTTCCACACACCGAGGCCTCGTCCATGCCGTGAAAAGAGTTATCGATTTCTCCGTATAGAACCATCCCCCGGTGATATCCGATTTGCCGCATCAGCTCGGCCACGGGTTCCACCAGTTCCCGGGCGTAGACACCGCGCACCCCGATTTTCGGCATCACGGGGTTACAGAGGGACGCCGCAATGTTCAGGCAAGAACCGAAGGAAATTTGCGAGAGAATCCTCCCCAGCGCCTGGGGGTGTATGGCGGGGCTCATTCCGTTAAAGAGGCCAATGCCGGCTGTGGTGACACTACGGAGGACCATCGAAACAGGCACATCGGGATCGACCCCCAAGGCTTCGGCGATATCTACCGTTCCGCAACGGGAGGTAATGGACCGCGCGCCGTGGCGGGCCAGAGAAACTCCACAGGCGGCAGCCACTACTGAGGCGGCCGTACTGATGTTGAACGTCTTGAAGGAATCCATTCCCGTACCGCAGTTCTCTACCACCTTCAGGCTGAGGAAATGCTGCTGAACGTCAGGAGGCTCTTTCTCCAGGGGCTTTACCGTATCCAGTTCGTAGATAACCTGCCAGGCCGCCGCCAACTCCTGCAAAGCCTCTCCCTTGGCCGCCAGGGCACCAAGAAAAGCGCCTTGATGCATCTCGGTCACCCGGGAAGAGAGGACTTCCCGAAAGGCCTCCCGGGCCGTCCCGAAGTCCAGATCTTCCCGGCCGATCAACCGGGAGACGAGCGCTCCAAAGGCCCGGTCTCCCATGGGTGCACCCTCCAGACCCTCGAGACCCTCCGACATCTTGATTACATCTGTCATGGCCGA contains:
- the trpD gene encoding anthranilate phosphoribosyltransferase — protein: MEKIEGPMESAMTDVIKMSEGLEGLEGAPMGDRAFGALVSRLIGREDLDFGTAREAFREVLSSRVTEMHQGAFLGALAAKGEALQELAAAWQVIYELDTVKPLEKEPPDVQQHFLSLKVVENCGTGMDSFKTFNISTAASVVAAACGVSLARHGARSITSRCGTVDIAEALGVDPDVPVSMVLRSVTTAGIGLFNGMSPAIHPQALGRILSQISFGSCLNIAASLCNPVMPKIGVRGVYARELVEPVAELMRQIGYHRGMVLYGEIDNSFHGMDEASVCGTTWCAEFSDQGPLKVYSFRPGDAGLAVHDPREIAPSGDLSQEAGRFVRTILGVDVSARIEAVLLNASCLLYVAGKARDLSKGVILAREAIESGAAFDRLDSWVRAQNSDPQRGAARLRRLRTLAGLASGERP